Part of the Leptotrichia massiliensis genome, CAAGGTTCGTGAATATCTGTTGCAAGAGCCACACCGTATTTTTCTTTAACTCGTGCCAAAATTTCAAGTCCTTTTGTAAGTCCTGGACCTCTAAACGAGGAAATAGAAGAACGGTTAGCCTTATCAAATGAAGCCTTAAAAACATATTGAATCCCTAGCTTGTTAGTGATGTCCTTCATTTTCCCAGCCACTTCCATAACCAAATCTTCTGATTCAATCACGCAAGGTCCAGCAATCAAAAAAATCTTATCATTACCAATAGTAAGATTATCAGTAATCTTGACTTTTTTCACTTTATCTATCAACATAAGATCAATCCTTTCCTAAAAAAAATTCTTATATTTCATTTTATCATAATATTGTTTTTTTTGCTAATTTTTTTCTAAAAAATATAGAATAAAAATTTATCATTTCATCTTATTATTTTAATTAGTAAATTTTTTTAAAATTACTAACTTGAATCAATATTTGCAAAATAAAATAAATATGATAAAATGGAGAAAATATTATTTAGAAAAGAGGGAAATTTTAATGAAAACAGATAATTCAAAAAAAATTTATGAAAAAGCTAAAAAATCAATACCAGGTGGAGTAAATAGTCCAGTTAGAGCATTTCAGTCGGTGGATAAGGAATATCCGATTTTTATTAAAAGGGGAAATGGGAGTAAACTTTATGATGAGGATGAAAATGAGTATGTGGATATGATAGGTTCTTGGGGACCAATGATTTTAGGGCATAATTATCCGAAAGTTTTGGAAGTTGTGAAGAGAGAACTTGAAAATGGGACTTCTTTTGGACTTCCTACGAAAAAGGAAGTGGAACTGGCAGAACTTGTAAAGAGCTGTTTTCCTTCGATTGAAAAATTAAGATTGACTACTTCTGGGACAGAAGCGGCTATGGCTAGTGTGAGAGTTGCCCGTGCGTTTACTGGAAAGAATAAGATTATAAAATTTGAAGGATGTTATCACGGACATTCAGATTCATTGCTGGTTAAGGCTGGTTCGGGACTTTTGACATTTGCACATCAGGATAGCAACGGAATTACTGAAGGTGTTGTGAAGGATACGATAACATTGCCTTTTGGAGATTTTGAGAAATTGAAGGAAACTTTGGAAAATGATGATGATATTGCGTGTGTGATTATTGAGCCAATTCCAGCAAATATGGGGCTTATTGAAACAGAAAAGGAATATTTGGAAAAAGTACGTAAAATCACGAAAGAAAAAAATGTAGTGTTAATTTTTGACGAGGTAATTTCTGGATTTAGAGTTTCGTTAGGCGGTGCTCAAAAAGTATTTGGAATTATACCTGATTTAACTGTTCTTGGAAAAATTATTGGTGGTGGTTATCCAGTTGGTGGATTTGGTGGAAAAAAAGAAATTATGAACTTAATTTCGCCAGTTGGTAATGTTTATCACGCTGGAACGCTTTCTGGAAATCCAATTTCAGTTGCTGCAGGAATAGAAACAATTTCGATTTTGAAGGAAAATCCTAAAATTTACGAAAATGTAAATAAAAAAACGGAGAATTTGGTAAATAAAATTAATGAATTAATAAAAAAATATGATATTCCAGCAAGTGTGAACTACTTCGGAAGCTTATTTACAATATTTTTCTCAAAGGAAAAAGTGAAAACTTTGGAAGATGCAATTAATACGAATGATGAATTTTACAGTATATATTTTGATATAATGCTTGAAAATGGAGTAATTGTGCCACCTTCAAAATATGAGGCACATTTTGTTTCTTATATTCATAATGATGAGGATGTGGAAAAATTGTTGAAGGGTGTGGAAAAAACTTTTCAAAAAATTGCTGAAAAATTAAAATAAATTTGTAAATAGAGGAATATATATGGAAATCATAAAGAGTAAAATTACAGGAGAAATTTTATTTGATACAATAAAAAAAATAACGGCTTTAGATAGAAATAAAATGAAAAAAAAGAAAAATGAACTGAATTCACTGCTAAAAACTCCAAATGGACTGGGAAAACTCGAAGAACTGGCAATCAGGCTTGAGGGAATGAGTAAAAATTATAAACCTCGCAAAAAAATGGTGCTTGTAATGGCAGCGGATAACGGTGTGGAAAGAGAAAAAGTCAGCAAATCCAAAAGAGTAATAACGCAGTATGTAGTGGAAGCGATGTTAAATGGCAAATCATCAATTAATGCTCTCTCAATGGCATATAATGCTGATGTGAAAGTGGTAGATCTGGGAATTGATGAGAGTTCGGACATAAAAAAAGAAATAGATTTATCAGGAATTATTAGCAGAAAAATTATGGAATCAGGTACTAATAATATTGCTAAACAAGCCGCAATGGAGTATGAAGATGCTGTAAAGGCTATAGAAACTGGGATTGAAATGGTTGATGAGTTTGCAAGGGACGGATACAATTTATTTGCAACTGGAGAAATGGGGATTGGAAATACTACGACTAGTAGTGCTATTTTAAAGGTTCTGACAGATTTGTCGCTAGATGAGATTGTTGGCTATGGAAGCGGAATAGATGATAAAACTTTGGAGCATAAGAAGAATGTTGTTAAAAGAGCAGTTGAAGTAAATGGATTGTCAAAATTTTTTGAAGAAAATATAAATGGAACAGGAAAAAAAGAAAAATTTGAAAAAAATAAAATAATAGATGTACTGGCAAAAGTTGGGGGACTTGATATTGCTGGAATGGTGGGAACTTATCTAGGATGTGCAAAAAACCGTGTGCCTGTCGTGATAGATGGTTTTATTTCAGCGATTTCTGCCCTTGTTGCATATAAAATTTGTCCAAACTGCAGGAATTTTATGATTGCTTCACACTTGAGCGAAGAGCCTGGAATGAAGTATATTATGAAGGAGCTGGATTTAGAGCCAATGCTCTTTATGAATATGAAATTGGGGGAAGGTACTGGAGCTGTTGTGATGTTCCCTGTGATTGAGGGAGCTTGTAATATTACTGAAGTTGTAAGAAAATATCCTGATGTATAAGATTAGAATGTATTGTTTAAACTATTTAGTTTTTTAGTTTTTATTTTGTTTAGTGTCATATAAATTTATTTGTATATTTTTTAATAAGAGAAATGATAAGATAAAACTTTTTTTATTTAATAAAACAAGTTTTAGATATATTTTTATAAAGTATTTATCATAAATATTCAATGCTTTATTTTTGAGACTTTGAAGTAAATGTATTATCTCACAACATCAGGTATTATATTTTTTAAAATAAGTTGTTGACAAAACATTAAAAATTTGATACTATGCTAATAATTAACAAAAATTTTGTTAAAATAAAAACTAAGAATTGGAGGTAATTTTTGTGAAAAAATTATTGTTATTATTGGGATTAGTTGTAAGTGCAACTGCTATGGCTGGTGTTGCTGAAGTTAGAATAGGTGGAGACTTGACAAACCGTGCAACATTTAAGGATACTGACAATTCAACATGGAGAATCAACAAAGATGCATTAAAGAGAGGATTTGAAATTACAGGTGAATATAGAACACCAGTATTCAATGAAAATCTTGAAATGGGTGGTGGAATTGCTTATAAATATAATAAATTAAGCAGTAAGAACTTACCAGGAGTTAGTGTAAAAGGACTTAGTTCAGTACCTGTGTATTTTACAACAAGATATAACTTTAAAAATGATTCTGAAGTTACTCCTTATGTAAAAGGTAATTTAGGAGTTGCATTTAATTCTGGAAAAATAGAAATTAAAGAAGGACCTTCTAGTGTTAAATTCAAATATAATTCAGGAATTTATTATGGAATTGGAGCTGGAATTCAATATAAAAATTTTGTAACTGATTTATCATATAATATAAATAGTTTGAAAACAAAATTAGATGTGGATCTTCCTGGATATAAAGCAAATAATAAATTTAATACTAATCACGGAGCACTTACTTTAAGCGTAGGTTACTCATTTGGATTATAATTAAATATAAAATAAAAAACAAATATCTAACTGTCTTTTAGAATTGAAAGGCAGTTTTTTTGTTTAAATAAAAAACTAAATTTAATAAGGTTTACAAATATTTCAATGATGAATTTCAGAACTCTACTTTTAGTTTATAAAAATTAAAGTTAAAGGTTATTAATTTTAATACTTTTATATCTATAACTTTGATTTTTTTAATGATTATGATACAATAAACAAAGAAAATTTTACTAAGATAAAACAACGAAATATTGAAAAAGGCAGGTAGAAAATGAAAAAAATATTAGTTTTTATGGTGATTCTCGCTAATTTAGTTTTTGGAGTGCAGGGATTTTCGCAAATGAATTCTAAGGAATTTGAAAAAGTGATGGCGAAAGTAGCGAAAGAATACGATAAAGGAAATAAGCAGAAAGCTTTGTCAATGTTAAAAGAAGATATACAAAAAAATCCTTCTAATATCATATTAAAAGTTATGCTGGGAATGTTTTATAATGATATGGGTAGAAAGAACGAAAGTGAAAAGGAATTAAATGAGGCAGTAGAGCTGCAGAAGAAATATCCTTTTATAGCAGATAATGGTAAAAAATATGATGTAAGGCTAGTGATTGGCATATTATATATGTATCAAAGGGATTATAAGAAAGCATTAGAATGGTTTAGTGAAATTGATAATACAACTTTTGAAAAAATAGATGAAATGGATCTTGTAATGGGTACTTTAAATTATAGATTGGGAAATACAGAAGAAGCAAAAAAATATTTATTAAAATCCTACATCAAGGATGAAGAAGGTATGTCACAAAATATTTTAGGGCAAATTTATCTTGCTGAAGGGAATCAAAAAGAGGCTAGAAAATGGTTTTTAGAATCCTCAGATAAAGGAAATTCAGGAGGCCAAGCGAATCTAGGGATTTTGTACTATCAGCAGAGAGACAAGAATGCAGCATTAAAATGGCTAAAAAAATCTTTTGAAACAGCGAAAAAAGAAAAAGATCAAAAACAAATGAAAGATATACAGGAGATCATTAAAGAAGTTGAGAGTAATAACTAAGTTTATTAATATAGGAGATAGAAAGAAGGGACATTATGAAAAAATACTTGATTTTGTTATTAGTAATTGCAAATTTAGGATTAGGAGTTCAAAGCTTTTCAGCGATGACAAAAGAAGAAAAAACAAAATTAGAAAAACAGATAGATGATGCTTATGGAAAAAATGATAAGAAAAAATTGGAAACTTTAATTATAAAATATGTAACTGAATTTCCAAACAATGCAGATTATTTAAATAGGTTGGCAGTTTTATATACTAATCAAAAAAATTATTCAGAGGCTGAAAAGTGGTATTTAAAAGCCATAGAAAAGGGTAACTTTACAGCAATTTCAAATATAGCATATTTATATTTTGAAAAAAAAGATTATGAAAAATCAATAAAATATTATAAAGAATATCAAAAGTTGGTGGATAATCCCGATAATTATCTTTGGATTGCAGCAGCATATTATGAAATGGACGATTATAAAAATGCAAAAGAATGGTATTTAAAGGTAGCTAAATTTGAGAAAGATGGATTTTCGGAAAATAAATTGGGGGTAATGTTTGAAGAGGAAGGCAATCAAAAAGAAGCATTAAAATGGTATCAAGCCTCTGTTCAAAAAGGATATCCATGGGCATATTATAATCTGACGAACTTTTATGCTGGGTTAGGAGATTCTGAAACAGCAGAAAAATGGGCTAAAAAAGGAATGGAAATATCTAAAAAAGCAGATGATTCAGAATTGAAGAAATATTTACAAGAAGCACTAGATGTTATTCAAAAAGCAAAATAAATTTTATTTAATTTGAAATTGTAAAGATTAATGAAATATATAAGTCATATATATAACATATATTTTACAAAATGATTGATTTTTGTTATAATAATTTCATAGCAAGAGAAAGAAGCAAAAAAATTAAAAATTGGAGGAAATTATGTCATTATTAATTTTAGTCTTATCATTATTACTGATTATTCAACTTTTAGAAATTGTAATTGTGCAAAACCAAAAATATGTTGCCTTAAAAATTTCTGAAAATGATTTTGTTATGTCGGTAAATGGTAGAGATGTAATGACTAATTTCGTTAGAAAATAGTTAATAAAATCATATGCAGTATTAATAATAAAAAACTTGAGGCGATTTATATTTAAAAATCGTCTTTTATTTTTTTAGAAGTAAAAGTAAATTTAAAAAAATTTGCTATACACATATAAAAAAGTAAAAAAAATATAAAAAATGTGATAAAATATAGATAAAGCCAATTAAAATTGAGTATATAAACTTAGATTTTAGATTGGAATTAAAGAATTTTGGTATTTAATCAAATAGTTTTGAGGCTGATAAAACAGACTCAAGCTAGATTTGTTGAAATATATATAAGAAAAATAGTGAAACATAAAAATTTTTAGGAGAGTGAAATCAATGACAATGAAAGGAAAAGGAAGAAGTAACAACTTGACAAGAGGAGAGGCTAGAGCTCCACACAGATCGCTTTTGAAAGGGCTAGGATTTACAAGTGAGGAAATGGATCGTCCAATTATTGGGATTGCTAATTCATTTAATGAAATTATACCGGGGCATGTTCATTTGAAAAACTTGGTTCAGGCTGTGAAGGATGGTATAAGAATGGCTGGAGGAGTTCCAATGGAATTT contains:
- a CDS encoding tetratricopeptide repeat protein, whose product is MKKYLILLLVIANLGLGVQSFSAMTKEEKTKLEKQIDDAYGKNDKKKLETLIIKYVTEFPNNADYLNRLAVLYTNQKNYSEAEKWYLKAIEKGNFTAISNIAYLYFEKKDYEKSIKYYKEYQKLVDNPDNYLWIAAAYYEMDDYKNAKEWYLKVAKFEKDGFSENKLGVMFEEEGNQKEALKWYQASVQKGYPWAYYNLTNFYAGLGDSETAEKWAKKGMEISKKADDSELKKYLQEALDVIQKAK
- the cobT gene encoding nicotinate-nucleotide--dimethylbenzimidazole phosphoribosyltransferase yields the protein MEIIKSKITGEILFDTIKKITALDRNKMKKKKNELNSLLKTPNGLGKLEELAIRLEGMSKNYKPRKKMVLVMAADNGVEREKVSKSKRVITQYVVEAMLNGKSSINALSMAYNADVKVVDLGIDESSDIKKEIDLSGIISRKIMESGTNNIAKQAAMEYEDAVKAIETGIEMVDEFARDGYNLFATGEMGIGNTTTSSAILKVLTDLSLDEIVGYGSGIDDKTLEHKKNVVKRAVEVNGLSKFFEENINGTGKKEKFEKNKIIDVLAKVGGLDIAGMVGTYLGCAKNRVPVVIDGFISAISALVAYKICPNCRNFMIASHLSEEPGMKYIMKELDLEPMLFMNMKLGEGTGAVVMFPVIEGACNITEVVRKYPDV
- a CDS encoding tetratricopeptide repeat protein, which gives rise to MKKILVFMVILANLVFGVQGFSQMNSKEFEKVMAKVAKEYDKGNKQKALSMLKEDIQKNPSNIILKVMLGMFYNDMGRKNESEKELNEAVELQKKYPFIADNGKKYDVRLVIGILYMYQRDYKKALEWFSEIDNTTFEKIDEMDLVMGTLNYRLGNTEEAKKYLLKSYIKDEEGMSQNILGQIYLAEGNQKEARKWFLESSDKGNSGGQANLGILYYQQRDKNAALKWLKKSFETAKKEKDQKQMKDIQEIIKEVESNN
- the hemL gene encoding glutamate-1-semialdehyde 2,1-aminomutase, which gives rise to MKTDNSKKIYEKAKKSIPGGVNSPVRAFQSVDKEYPIFIKRGNGSKLYDEDENEYVDMIGSWGPMILGHNYPKVLEVVKRELENGTSFGLPTKKEVELAELVKSCFPSIEKLRLTTSGTEAAMASVRVARAFTGKNKIIKFEGCYHGHSDSLLVKAGSGLLTFAHQDSNGITEGVVKDTITLPFGDFEKLKETLENDDDIACVIIEPIPANMGLIETEKEYLEKVRKITKEKNVVLIFDEVISGFRVSLGGAQKVFGIIPDLTVLGKIIGGGYPVGGFGGKKEIMNLISPVGNVYHAGTLSGNPISVAAGIETISILKENPKIYENVNKKTENLVNKINELIKKYDIPASVNYFGSLFTIFFSKEKVKTLEDAINTNDEFYSIYFDIMLENGVIVPPSKYEAHFVSYIHNDEDVEKLLKGVEKTFQKIAEKLK
- a CDS encoding outer membrane beta-barrel protein; this encodes MKKLLLLLGLVVSATAMAGVAEVRIGGDLTNRATFKDTDNSTWRINKDALKRGFEITGEYRTPVFNENLEMGGGIAYKYNKLSSKNLPGVSVKGLSSVPVYFTTRYNFKNDSEVTPYVKGNLGVAFNSGKIEIKEGPSSVKFKYNSGIYYGIGAGIQYKNFVTDLSYNINSLKTKLDVDLPGYKANNKFNTNHGALTLSVGYSFGL